A region from the Arthrobacter roseus genome encodes:
- a CDS encoding N-acetylmuramoyl-L-alanine amidase has translation MAYELITRYTSPFQSTRQAYGYPSRPTGGTFHWWGLPEWNQTFEGVIAFLIDRNRASGTSAHYVISGRRAACLVAPTRAAWHAGTNFGNGATIGFEIDPNLPPGTLETVMELCADLEREFGSLTYYGHMDHVPTACCGDYIYRQIPKIIEGINRILAGGKPGGGGAVLKPSIPAKPKPKEWWEMSIPASEVTKIANGTLDAPITLKGSYNGKESTARTYFAWAPHERARQNAKIDALSLKQATTDAKLDALTKLAVKGSRLSKDEASEVLREAVDASFDQYVPVLIPTEDQEVTP, from the coding sequence ATGGCTTACGAACTGATCACACGGTACACGTCGCCGTTCCAGTCGACGCGACAAGCATATGGTTACCCCTCGAGGCCAACAGGCGGCACCTTCCATTGGTGGGGACTGCCCGAGTGGAACCAGACCTTCGAGGGTGTTATCGCGTTCCTCATCGACCGCAACCGTGCCAGCGGGACCAGCGCGCACTATGTCATCTCCGGCCGCCGTGCTGCCTGCCTCGTCGCACCAACACGGGCAGCATGGCACGCAGGGACCAACTTCGGCAACGGTGCCACCATCGGATTCGAGATAGACCCGAACCTCCCACCAGGCACGCTCGAAACCGTAATGGAGCTCTGCGCTGACCTTGAGCGCGAGTTCGGCAGTCTCACGTATTACGGGCACATGGATCATGTACCGACAGCGTGCTGCGGAGACTACATCTACAGGCAGATCCCGAAAATCATCGAGGGCATCAACCGCATCCTTGCCGGGGGCAAACCCGGTGGCGGCGGCGCTGTCCTAAAACCATCTATCCCCGCAAAACCCAAACCGAAAGAGTGGTGGGAAATGTCCATCCCAGCAAGCGAAGTAACCAAGATCGCAAACGGAACCCTTGACGCACCCATCACGCTCAAGGGTAGCTACAACGGCAAGGAGTCAACGGCTCGCACCTACTTCGCGTGGGCGCCTCATGAGCGAGCACGACAGAACGCGAAGATCGACGCGCTCTCACTCAAACAGGCCACGACCGACGCCAAGCTCGACGCGCTCACCAAGCTAGCCGTCAAGGGCAGCAGACTCTCCAAGGATGAAGCGTCCGAAGTGCTCCGTGAGGCAGTGGACGCCAGCTTCGACCAGTACGTCCCCGTGCTCATCCCCACCGAAGACCAGGAGGTCACACCATGA